A window from Triticum aestivum cultivar Chinese Spring chromosome 6D, IWGSC CS RefSeq v2.1, whole genome shotgun sequence encodes these proteins:
- the LOC123140950 gene encoding uncharacterized protein — MASSTMPPAASSSMSMSSAASSSRPPADAALAPSLDYDTAFPALGSSPPRPPRGGRAAPPPRPPGRSEDRRRGGKTPSYTLDRDTVGMSLGSLHGRADDTAAETTAATAEAAPGTASSAPATSTSAGTISARPPTCTAPGSFAAAAAVLSGAPALLPAVQVFGDYRFGYTMGDLFQDLGLLPDLRQHLQVVNEPRHPPPLQYQVQPPLRSQRLQPPRYFNAPPPQFVPPSFGQQFQVSARPLHQRDAVLGAAPVRVEPSGVHTGSVRASAGVLHGFRQGTGQGRQYLVQPGRGDSGSCVVILLRTGALDWEVRCVRSAGDGDDDAMPCTSANAITSGTAAKVGGPKAARDVLLARGRFGGGVAIRLRVATNIGATYWFLGLKDWVGELMGSPPRYRPTESWSWLDIMGCPIPQDIKDTCSQSACLMCLEAQHRLAFERRHGSDTFPYYIPASTAKDLVTRCKSARVWNRKDGATIDNVLKQIQRAGGAEAWPDQDGWGRRCNLQVKSWETWSSKRLPSASSLARMIRTEGPLIGCLVVGEDYYADGWEKRVYRGGSGKKAGPHGVVCTGYRYEQGEEKIQVVENHYWDGPARWISRTAFTDFTQIKVEPLDASALFIGKEVSWWRRLERRLWREETCWWLRRHCISEQWNKTMALDMKH, encoded by the exons ATGGCCTCCTCCACCAtgccccccgccgcctcctcctccatgtccatgtcctccgccgcctcctcctcgcggccCCCCGCCGACGCAGCGCTCGCGCCGAGCCTCGACTACGACACGGCCTTTCCGGCTCTCGGGAGTTCGCCACCGCGTCCTCCCAGGGGCGGGagagctgcgccgccgccgcgtcctccggGGAGGAGCGAGGACCGTCGGAGAGGTGGGAAGACGCCCAGCTACACGCTCGACAGGGACACCGTCGGCATGTCGCTTGGTTCGCTCCACGGGCGCGCGGACGATACCGCAGCGGAGACGACTGCGGCCACGGCTGAGGCGGCGCCGGGGACGGCCTCTTCCGCGCCTGCCACGTCGACCTCGGCGGGGACGATCTCCGCGCGTCCACCGACCTGCACCGCCCCGGGAAGCTTCGCCGCAGCGGCGGCGGTTCTCTCAG GGGCTCCCGCCCTGCTGCCTGCTGTGCAGGTGTTCGGCGACTACCGCTTCGGGTATACGATGGGCGACCTCTTCCAGGACCTCGGGTTGCTGCCTGACCTCCGGCAGCATCTCCAGGTCGTCAACGAGCCGAGGCATCCGCCGCCGCTCCAGTATCAGGTCCAGCCGCCGCTCCGGTCCCAGCGGCTTCAGCCCCCCCGCTACTTCAACGCGCCTCCGCCCCAGTTCGTGCCGCCGAGCTTCGGGCAGCAGTTCCAGGTCTCAGCTCGCCCGCTACACCAACGGGATGCAGTTCTCGGCGCCGCCCCAGTTCGCGTCGAGCCGTCCGGTGTTCATACGGGTTCAGTTCGAGCATCAGCAGGGGTCCTTCACGGGTTTCGTCAGGGTACAGGACAG GGGAGGCAGTACTTGGTGCAGCCCGGCCGTGGCGACTCCGGCAGCTGCGTGGTCATCCTCCTCCGCACGGGGGCGCTGGACTGGGAGGTTCGCTGCGTCCGGTCGGCAGGCGATGGCGACGACGACGCCATGCCCTGCACGAGTGCTAACGCCATCACGTCGGGCACCGCCG CTAAAGTCGGGGGGCCGAAGGCGGCGAGGGACGTGTTGTTGGCGCGTGGGAGGTTCGGGGGCGGGGTGGCGATCCGACTCAGGGTGGCCACCAACATTGGGGCCACGTACTGGTTCCTGGGGCTCAAGGACTGGGTCGGTGAGCTCATGGGTTCACCGCCACGGTATCGCCCCACGGAGTCGTGGAGCTGGCTAGATATTATGGGATGTCCAATCCCCCAGGACATAAAGG ACACGTGCAGTCAGAGCGCCTGCCTGATGTGCTTGGAGGCCCAGCACCGGCTGGCGTTCGAGAGGAGGCACGGCAGCGATACGTTCCCGTATTACATCCCTGCTTCCACGGCCAAGGACTTGGTGACGAGATGCAAGTCCGCCCGCGTCTGGAACCGCAAGGACGGCGCCACCATTGACAACGTGCTGAAGCAAATCCAGCGGGCCGGCGGGGCGGAGGCTTGGCCAGACCAGGACGGCTGGGGGCGGCGGTGCAACCTCCAGGTCAAGTCATGGGAAACCTGGTCGTCCAAGCGGCTGCCCTCGGCCTCCAGCCTCGCGCGCATGATCCGCACTGAGGGGCCGCTCATCGGCTGTTTGGTCGTCGGAGAGGATTACTACGCCGATGGCTGGGAGAAGCGAGTATACAGGGGAGGCTCGGGAAAGAAGGCAGGGCCTCACGGCGTGGTCTGCACGGGATACCGGTACGAGCAGGGCGAGGAGAAGATACAGGTGGTGGAGAACCACTATTGGGATGGGCCTGCCCGGTGGATTTCCAGGACGGCCTTCACGGACTTTACCCAGATCAAGGTTGAGCCTCTGGACGCCTCCGCTCTCTTTATCGGGAAGGAGGTGAGCTGGTGGCGCCGCCTTGAGCGCAGGCTTTGGAGGGAAGAGACGTGCTGGTGGCTCCGCCGCCATTGTATTAGCGAGCAATGGAACAAGACCATGGCTCTTGACATGAAGCACTAG